The Phragmites australis chromosome 15, lpPhrAust1.1, whole genome shotgun sequence genome window below encodes:
- the LOC133892587 gene encoding alpha-galactosidase 2-like — MAPKNRGPVPRQSPAIVILLLACLAAVTAGGSARRVLVANGLGLTPQMGWNSWNHFQCDINETVVRSTADALISTGLAKAGYTYVNLDDCWADGQRTKEGYMVANPKTFPSGMKALADYVHSKGLKLGLYSSAGTRTCSNRMPGSLGHEETDAKTFGSWDVDYLKYDNCYRDGTAETVRFPRMSRALMNSGRPIFYSLCEWGYMEVAKWGGSYGNSWRTTGDINDTWTGMLSNIDQNDAYAQYAKPGGWNDPDMLEVGNGGMAYSEYVVHFSLWAIAKAPLIIGCDVTSVSKETLGILSNAEVIAINQDRLGIQGKKVRKCDDGLEVWAGRLSRHRKALLLLNRGATRSRSITAAWAEVGLRRGVTVEARDVWKHETLPGKFTGSLTAVVEPHSCKLFVLTPVPR, encoded by the exons ATGGCGCCCAAGAACCGCGGCCCTGTGCCGCGGCAGTCTCCGGCGATCGTTATCCTGCTGCTGGCCTGCCTCGCCGCGGTGACCGCCGGTGGCAGCGCCCGGCGCGTCCTCGTCGCCAACGGGCTCGGGCTGACGCCGCAGATGGG gtgGAACAGTTGGAATCATTTCCAGTGCGACATCAACGAGACGGTCGTCCGGAGCACCG CTGATGCGCTGATCAGCACCGGCCTTGCGAAGGCAGGGTACACTTATGTCAACTTAG ATGATTGCTGGGCAGATGGGCAAAGGACCAAAGAG GGTTACATGGTCGCTAACCCGAAGACGTTCCCGTCGGGGATGAAGGCCCTCGCAGATTATGTTCACAGCAAGGGGCTTAAGCTAGGTCTCTACTCTTCAGCTGG GACAAGAACTTGCAGCAATAGGATGCCTGGATCTCTGGGCCACGAGGAAACAGATGCTAAGACATTCGGGTCATGG GATGTAGACTACCTGAAGTATGACAACTGCTACAGGGATGGCACAGCTGAAACTGTGAG ATTTCCGAGGATGTCTCGTGCGCTGATGAACTCGGGCCGCCCAATCTTCTACTCACTCTGTGAATG GGGGTACATGGAAGTGGCGAAATGGGGCGGCTCGTACGGCAACAGCTGGAGAACCACCGGCGACATCAACGACACATGGACGGG CATGCTGAGCAACATCGACCAGAACGACGCCTACGCCCAGTACGCGAAGCCCGGCGGTTGGAATG ACCCTGACATGCTGGAGGTCGGCAACGGAGGGATGGCGTACAGCGAGTACGTCGTGCACTTCAGCTTGTGGGCGATCGCCAAG gCTCCTCTGATAATCGGCTGCGATGTGACGAGCGTTTCCAAGGAGACGCTGGGGATCCTCTCCAATGCAGAAGTCATCGCGATTAACCAAG ATCGACTTGGTATCCAGGGAAAGAAAGTCAGAAAGTGTGACGACGGTCTTGAG GTATGGGCAGGGCGTCTCAGCCGGCACAGGAAGGCGTTGCTGCTGCTCAACCGGGGGGCCACGCGTTCCCGGTCGATCACCGCGGCATGGGCCGAAGTCGGGCTCCGGCGCGGCGTGACCGTCGAGGCGAGGGACGTCTGGAAG CACGAGACGCTTCCGGGCAAGTTCACTGGCAGCCTGACGGCGGTCGTGGAGCCGCACTCGTGCAAGCTCTTCGTCCTCACGCCCGTCCCTCGCTAA
- the LOC133892589 gene encoding DNA-directed RNA polymerases II, IV and V subunit 12, with the protein MDPQQPEPVSYLCGDCGAENTLKPGDVIQCRECGYRILYKKRTRRIVQYEAR; encoded by the exons ATGGATCCGCAGCAGCCTGAACCCGTCAGCTACCTGTGCGGAG ATTGTGGAGCTGAGAACACTTTGAAGCCGGGAGATGTGATCCAGTGCCGTGAATGTGGCTATCGCATCCTGTACAAGAAGCGGACTCGCCGAA TTGTTCAATATGAAGCTCGCTGA
- the LOC133892588 gene encoding uncharacterized protein LOC133892588 isoform X2, protein MGSVVGTAANGVGTFLGNAFAAPFRTLLGASCEGVCSGTWDVACFIEHLCFSSLARLFMVIVLTYITLFFVYLLCKVGIIKCVAKNACKMAWKACSGSCRALGGACCLLWGKLRDTKRVRRGRRRQRDIEEGERSSSWADTDSSSSDGDHRGSVASAGGSRAGGKWPSVRERRKDRLRQSLRLRGLSFKEERATRRSRGSERMHRHAIGPRRVEVSSLRVHGSATHRRARAHRAHERSAGTVEYG, encoded by the exons ATGGGATCCGTCGTCGGCACAGCGGCGAACGGCGTCGGCACCTTCCTCGGGAACGCCTTCGCCGCGCCCTTCAGGACTCTCTTGGGCGCGTCCTGCGA GGGCGTTTGCTCGGGGACATGGGACGTGGCCTGCTTCATCGAGCACCTGTGCTTCTCTAGCCTGGCAAGGCTCTTCATGGTTATCGTCCTCACCTACATCA CGCTGTTCTTCGTGTACCTCCTGTGCAAGGTAGGCATCATCAAGTGCGTGGCCAAGAACGCCTGCAAGATGGCGTGGAAAGCCTGCTCCGGCTCCTGCCGCGCGCTCGGTGGGGCGTGCTGCCTCCTCTGGGGCAAGCTGCGCGACACGAAGCGCGTGCGCCGAGGGCGCCGCCGCCAACGGGACATCGAGGAGGGGGAGCGCAGCTCGAGCTGGGCCGACACggattcctcctcctccgacggTGACCACCGCGGGAGCGTGGCGAGCGCCGGAGGGAGCAGGGCGGGAGGGAAATGGCCATCGGTgcgggagaggaggaaggacaGGCTGCGGCAGTCGCTGCGCCTGAGGGGGCTCAGCTTCAAGGAGGAGCGCGCAACGAGAAGAAGCCGTGGCAGCGAGAGGATGCATCGCCATGCAATAGGGCCGAGAAGAGTGGAGGTGTCGTCCCTGCGCGTGCATGGCTCGGCGACGCACCGCCGAGCGCGCGCGCACCGCGCACATGAACGTTCAGCTGGCACAGTAGAGTATGGATGA
- the LOC133892588 gene encoding uncharacterized protein LOC133892588 isoform X1, whose amino-acid sequence MGSVVGTAANGVGTFLGNAFAAPFRTLLGASCDFPSLLLCISRGVCSGTWDVACFIEHLCFSSLARLFMVIVLTYITLFFVYLLCKVGIIKCVAKNACKMAWKACSGSCRALGGACCLLWGKLRDTKRVRRGRRRQRDIEEGERSSSWADTDSSSSDGDHRGSVASAGGSRAGGKWPSVRERRKDRLRQSLRLRGLSFKEERATRRSRGSERMHRHAIGPRRVEVSSLRVHGSATHRRARAHRAHERSAGTVEYG is encoded by the exons ATGGGATCCGTCGTCGGCACAGCGGCGAACGGCGTCGGCACCTTCCTCGGGAACGCCTTCGCCGCGCCCTTCAGGACTCTCTTGGGCGCGTCCTGCGA TTTCCCGTCGCTTCTGTTGTGCATATCAAGGGGCGTTTGCTCGGGGACATGGGACGTGGCCTGCTTCATCGAGCACCTGTGCTTCTCTAGCCTGGCAAGGCTCTTCATGGTTATCGTCCTCACCTACATCA CGCTGTTCTTCGTGTACCTCCTGTGCAAGGTAGGCATCATCAAGTGCGTGGCCAAGAACGCCTGCAAGATGGCGTGGAAAGCCTGCTCCGGCTCCTGCCGCGCGCTCGGTGGGGCGTGCTGCCTCCTCTGGGGCAAGCTGCGCGACACGAAGCGCGTGCGCCGAGGGCGCCGCCGCCAACGGGACATCGAGGAGGGGGAGCGCAGCTCGAGCTGGGCCGACACggattcctcctcctccgacggTGACCACCGCGGGAGCGTGGCGAGCGCCGGAGGGAGCAGGGCGGGAGGGAAATGGCCATCGGTgcgggagaggaggaaggacaGGCTGCGGCAGTCGCTGCGCCTGAGGGGGCTCAGCTTCAAGGAGGAGCGCGCAACGAGAAGAAGCCGTGGCAGCGAGAGGATGCATCGCCATGCAATAGGGCCGAGAAGAGTGGAGGTGTCGTCCCTGCGCGTGCATGGCTCGGCGACGCACCGCCGAGCGCGCGCGCACCGCGCACATGAACGTTCAGCTGGCACAGTAGAGTATGGATGA